The Thermobifida halotolerans sequence AGGACCAGCCCGGCACCACCTACCTGATCGTCGGCTCCGACAGCCGCGAGGGGCTCAGCGAAGAGGACATGGACGAGCTGCGCACCGGCAGCGCCGAGGGCAAGCGCACCGACACGATCATGGTCCTGTACGTGCCCGAGGACGGCAGGTCCGCCATTATCAGCGTGCCCCGCGACTCCTACGTGGACATCCCCGGCATCGGCTCCAACAAGATCAACGCGGCCTTCGCCGAGGCGCTGGGCGGCGGACCCGCCACCCTGGTGCAGACGTTCGAGCAGGCCAGCGGGGTGCACATCGACCACTACGTGGAGATCGGGTTCGCCGGGTTCGTCGACATCGTCGACGCCGTGGGCGGCGTCGAACTGTGCCCGGAGGAGCCGATGCAGGACCCCAAGGCCGGACTGGACATCGAGGCGGGCTGCCAGGTGATGGACGGCGCGACCGCGCTGGGCTACGTGCGCACCCGGGCGACGCCGCGCGCCGACCTGGACCGCATCCAGCGGCAGCGCGAGTTCTTCAGCGCCCTGGTCGAGCAGGCGACCGCCCCCGGCACCCTGCTCAACCCCTTCCGCTCCGTTCCGCTGGTGCTCAACGGCACCGCGACGTTCAGCGTGGACGAGGGCGACCACCTGTCGGACCTGGCCTGGATGGCGCTGGCCATGCGGGAGTCCCCCGCCACGACCGCGATCCCGGTCGGCTCCACCCCCACCCTGGAGGTCGGTTCGGTGGTGCTGTGGGACGAGGCCCGCTCGGAGGAGATGTTCACCGCCATGCGCGAGGGCGAACCGATCCCCGACTCGGCGATGCAGGACTGATCCCGGCCCCGAAAACCAGAAAGAGGCCCCGCGCTTGTTCAGCTGCGGGGCCTCCCTGGTGACGCTCCGCGTCGTGCGCCTACCCCCCAGCGGCTGCACAACGGGTCACGTCGTCTTTCGGAGAAAGTCTCTGTGTTGTTCCCTCTGTGTCTTCAACACTAGGGGCCCGCGGGTAAAGAGCACCGGTGGCCTCATGTCAAGAGTAAGCAAACCCTCACCGCGCAGATATGGACATTCTCGGTGATCTTGTTTTCGCGGTCGTGACCGAGGGTCGGCCGCGGCCGCGACGCCGCTCCGACGGCGAGGAGAACCCCCGACGGCGAAGGGGTCGGCGGTCCGAAGACCACCGACCCCGTGGAGCGCCCTCCCGGGGCCGCGGTCCTCGGACCGCCGGTCCCCGCCAGCGCTCGATCAGCCCAGGCGCTTCTGCAGGTTCTCGTCGAGCGCGGCGAGGAACTGCTCGGTGGTCAGCCACTCCTGGTCGCCGCCGACCAGGAGCGCCAGGTCCTTGGTCATCTGGCCGCCCTCGACGGTCTTGATGACGACGTCCTCGAGGGTGTTGGCGAACTCGACGACCGCCGGGGTGTTGTCGAGCTTGCCCCGGTGCTCCAGGCCGCGGGTCCAGGCGAAGATGGACGCGATCGGGTTGGTGGAGGTGGGCTTGCCCTGCTGGTGCTGGCGGTAGTGGCGGGTGACCGTGCCGTGCGCGGCCTCGGCCTCGACGGTCCGGCCGTCGGCGGTGCGCAGCACCGAGGTCATCAGGCCCAGCGAGCCGAAGCCCTGCGCG is a genomic window containing:
- a CDS encoding LCP family protein produces the protein MADRPNRNDRVPGGSSEGQDRTGVFRRAPGGGIPDKIDSLYRPEPSARPGPDATATRRMSQVGGDTPRRSSSRGPSRGRVYDGTGRERRERERRARRRRNIAVTVLVLLVLLPTVFYFWADSRLQRVEALADYEGRPEDQPGTTYLIVGSDSREGLSEEDMDELRTGSAEGKRTDTIMVLYVPEDGRSAIISVPRDSYVDIPGIGSNKINAAFAEALGGGPATLVQTFEQASGVHIDHYVEIGFAGFVDIVDAVGGVELCPEEPMQDPKAGLDIEAGCQVMDGATALGYVRTRATPRADLDRIQRQREFFSALVEQATAPGTLLNPFRSVPLVLNGTATFSVDEGDHLSDLAWMALAMRESPATTAIPVGSTPTLEVGSVVLWDEARSEEMFTAMREGEPIPDSAMQD